The Bacteroidota bacterium region AAATAGTATTGCCATAATCTTTCCGTATGTTAGAGCTTTTATTAGTACTGTAACTTTACAAGCTAACATTCCACCAATTGTAATTCCAACAATGAATTTATCTTCTTTGGAGAATCCTTTAAAAGAAAATACAATACAGATTTAACTTGACATTACATTGAAAGTAAAAACCGTATACCAAACACTTGAAGATAGAGGAAATCCAGATGAGATAGAACAAAATGCACCGTTTCCATGTCATTGGGAGAATGCTTGGCTTGGTGACGGTTACTACTTTTGGGATACCTTTATAGAAAATGCTCATTGGTGGGGAAATGTAAGATATAAAAATAACTATGTAATTTGTAGCTTCAGTTGTGACTTTGATACAGCAACCTGTTTCGATTTAGTTGGAGATACAGAACACATGTTAGACTTCTCCAATAGCATTGAATTTCTAAAACAGCAAAAATTAATTGATGTTAATACAACTGTCCCTAGAGTCTTAGCTCTTTTGAAAAGCAAAGTCAAAGGATTTAATTATCAGGCGATAAGAGTTTATGGCATAAAATCAATTTCAGATTTTAAACAAGACTTTGAGAAATATAGACATCGATTGGTTTTTGAACTTTCAAAACCCCAATATTTAGACTATAAACCTGCAATACAAATTTGCATATTTGACAAAAAAGGAATTAACCTAAGAAATACAAAAATTGAATTTCCAGACGAATACAATTATGACTTTTTAGTTTAAAAACTACCGCTAATAAATAGGACTCTGAGCGGTCTGCAAGACCCAGCGATGAGTCTGTGTTGATTGCCACTACAACCTGTTTCTGCCTTACCGGTTAAAATCAAATATAAATCTGGAAATAAACAGTTCCACTTCCACTATAGTCAAGCCACTTAACGATCTTTTCAAGATCAAACATTTATTAATCGCGCAGCGTAAAACAACCATTCCGTTTTGGCTGGGTTCTGTCTGAGCAAAGTCCGCCTCCTGGCGGACGGCGCGAGTTCAGCCAGCCAAGCATTTTTCTTTGGTTCCGTTTCCTTTGTTGCCACAAAAGAAATGAATGTATAATCTTTTTGTGACGACAACTAAGCGAAGCGGCCTCACTCTCCGGCATTTTAAAGAGAATAAAAAAGAATAAGGCAATTTGACCGGATTAAAAATCTACCGGCCAGGTTTAATATTTTTTTTAAAATTACTTTGTCTGTATAAAAAAATCTACCTTTAAGTATGAGAATACTTATCCGTTGTGCAAAATTGCAAAAAAACATTCTGTGAAGAAATTACACTTTGATTATAGTTTCCTTTTGTGAAACTTTATTTGTATATTTGCAGATAAGTTTATGAAAGTACATTTGATTAAAAAACAGTCTATTGAGGACTATGTCTTAAAAAATGCAAGAAGTGTTGCATCATTTGAGATTTAGTTATCAATTATTAAACGAGTTGATTGGAATGAGCCTAAAGAGATTATCTCGACTTTTAATAGTGCAGATATTCTTGGTAAAGGTTCAGACAGAGTTGTATTTAATATTGGCGGAAACAATTACAGACTGATTTGCAAATATAACTTTGGAAATACAAGAGTTCATCTCTTTGTAAAGTGGATTGGTACTCATGCAGAGTATACAAAACTTTGCAACGAAGGAAAACAATACGAGATTGATGTTTATTAAAGTTTTAAAAAGAAAAATATGAAAACATTAATATATACAGTAATAAAGGATATTAAGCAATACAAAAATTATTGTGACACTTTGGAGAAATTGGTTCTTCGAAATGATAAAGAAAATAATGACGAGATTGAACTGCTTACTCTATTGATTGAAAAATGGGATAATGAGCATAATACATTTAATGATTCAGATCCAATAGTATTACTTAAATTTCTAATGGAAAATCATGATTTAAAGGCAAAAGATTTGGTAACTATTATGGATTTATCAAAAGGGACAATCTCAAAGATTTTAAACTATCATAAAGGACTTTCAAAAGATACAATAAGGAAGCTTTCAGATTATTTTAAAGTATCTCAAGAAGCCTTTAATCGACCTTATAAACTGATTAACGAAGTGAATAAACATTTCCGAAATGCAAGTTTAATGAATACAAGGAAAAATATGATAGAGGCATAAAAGTAACCGTTCGGCAAAATGCACCTTTCAAAACCTTTAATTAATATTATGGGTGATGCTATTTACAGTAGTTTTGTGGCAGAAGTTCTGCCAATCTATTGGCTTTGTGCTCAGAAATACGTGAGAGAACGTCCCTGAACCAGGTAAAGGGTTCTACTTTGTTGAGTTTGCAGGATCCAATAAAGGAGTACATCATGGCCGCCCTTTGTGCGGCTTCATGTGATCCGGCAAATAGATAATTCTTCCTTCCCAGAGCCACCGGACGTATGCTATTCTCCACAAGGTTGTTATCTATTTCATAACGGCCATCTTCCATGTAACGCAACAGCCGGGGCCATAAGGCCAGGGTATAAGATATAGCTCCCCCTATAACACTTTTGGGCAAAACCTGTTCAAGGTTTGCTTTTAGCCAGGTTTCCATTTTGGTTAGCACGGGCAATGCTTTTTCCTCCCTCAGGGATTTTCGGGCTGTTGCATCCATCCCCTGTTCTCGGGCACATCGCTCCATGGCATACAAATCCTGCATCAGCATAAGCATCTGCTTTGCCCTATCCGGATCATTATCTAAGGAATCTTCAAATTTACGCCTGGCATGCGCCATGCTGAAAAGCTCTCACACTGTACGTACGTGTCTCGTATACAGCGGTTCATTATAATGTGGGGCAACTTTGATTTTTTTTGAGTACACATGTTGATAAATTTTATCTTCAAGCTCTGTATATTCAATGATATTAAACTATAGGGTTCTGTTTTTAACCCAAAACGCCCTTAAGGGATAAACAAGTTTATATATTAGACGTTGTTCTTGTGTAATAATTTCGCAGCTACCATTATATAAACTTTTCATAGAAATATCTTTACCGTATGTAGTTAATAATTTTGACGAAAAATTAACTTCAGCAAAGTAAAAGTCATTATCCGGGACAAGAGATATCTTATTGACAAAACCGCAAAGCATACCATATTCCATATATGGAAAATCATCTAATTTAATAATAACTTTCTGTCCAACCTTAACTTTGCCAGAACTTTGTATAGGTAATTGTATCTTGGCAATATAAGAAATTGAACCAGAAGGTATGATAGTAAATACGACATCCCCTTTTTTTACATTTTGGTTTTTGTTCCATATACGAGTAAAAGTCATTATGCCATCTGTTGTTGATTTTAAAATATATGTTTTTTCCCAATCAGAAATATGTGAAAGTAAAACTTCATAGCTTTCTTTAAGATTATTATGTTGTTGGGTTGTTTGTTCTAAACGTTGAGATGATAAATCGAGAATATCCTGATTTAATTTTGTAACTTGAATGTTTGCATTAATAATTTCGGTATTTACATTTTCAAGAGTACTTTTTGACTGCAAATAGGTAGTCCGAGATTTCTCAAAATCAGCTAGCGCTATAACTTCATGTTTATATAATAATGAATCTCGCCTGAATTGACTTCTCGCAATACTTAATTGTTCTTTTGAATAATACAATTTTTTATTTAATTTTTTGATATAGCTATTTTCTTGAGATATCTCGAAGTTAAGGCTTGCTATTTTTTTTCGTTGGTAATTAAGAAAAACAAAATTGTTATAGTCACTTAATTGTTTTATGAAAGATGAATAATATGGCTGAATCTCGCCTAATTTAAAATAATCATATGTAATTCCTGAAAAGATAGTATCCTTAAACTGAAATATTGAGTTTAAGGAGTCTGTTAAGTTTTTAATTGCGAAAACTTCCTTATAATCGGCATTACTCTCTATAACTGCTAATATCTCATTTTCATTTACATGTTGATTGTCCCTAATAAATATTTTTTCAATCCGACCATCTGAATGTGCTACTATAGAAGAAGGAATATTATTTGCAGTAATTTGAACTTTTCCTGAAACGATATCAGGGTATTTAAAAAACCAGCATCCTATAAGGATTATCATTAGAAAAATAAATATTATGGTAATGCCAAATCTGACAAACCATTTAGGTACAATTCCAATAATATCATTAATCTCATTGTTCTGTAACCTAAGTTTTCCAATTTCTGTTTTTAGTGGTTTATTATTTTCCATTGTTTAATTACCAAGTTCAAGTTGGTTTTTAACTAAATTGAAATAAGAACCTTTTATTGAAGTAAGTTCATGATGAGTGCCTATTTCGGTAACACAACCATTGTTTAGAACAATAATTTGATCAGCATTTTTAACGGTACTTAAACGATGAGCTACCACAACAACTGTCTTACCTTTAAAAAATTGTAAGAGATTTTCCATTATGATACGCTCATTATTCGCATCGAGTGCATTGGTAGCCTCGTCAAAAAACACGAATTCTGGGTTTTTATAAATAGCCCTTGCAATTAAAATTCGCTGCTTTTGTCCCTGACTAAGTCCATTACCTTCCTTCCCAATTATTGTATTATAACTTAATGGCAAACTCTCTATGAAGTCTTGAATGTTCGCCATTTTTACTGCATATAGAAGTTTTTCTTTGTTTATTTTTTCATCAGAAATGGCTATGTTCGAAGCAATAGTTTCGGAAAAAATAAAGCCATCCTGCATAACAACCCCACACTGACTTCGCCACCAACTATTGTTGTAGTTCAGTAAATTAATGTCTCCTATATTAACACTGCCTTCAACCGGTAAATAAAAACCAAGCAAAAGTTTTAACAAGGTTGTCTTGCCACTTCCACTTGCACCCACAATCGCCGTTGTTTTTTTCTGAGGGATAGTTATATTTACATTATTTAACACTTTTGGAGAATGAGGCCCCTCATATTGATAAGTGACATTTTTTAGTATAATACTTCTATTTTCGGGTAGATATGTAAGCTTAGTTTCTTCTGGTATTTCTTCATCTTTTTTAATATGGATTTCACAAAGTCGCTCTATGCTTATTTTAGCAAGTTGACTACTTTGAATAAATTCAATCATTTGTTCTATAGGACTATTTAATTGTCCTATAATGTATTGAATTGCCAGCATCATACCCAATGTCATTTGGCCGTTGAGTACAGCAGTAGCTGCCATTATAGTGATAATAATATTTTTAGTTTCATTAATAAAAACAGATCCTGATATTTGGTATTGTGTTACAGACAGATTATTAAGGTTGATATAAAATAAATTAGCTTGTATACCTTCCCATTTCCATCGTTTCTGACGTTCGCAATTATTAAGCTTTATCTCTTGCATACCTTCAATTAACTCTAGCGTATTATTTTGATTAGCCGATAGTTGAGCAAACCTTCTATAATCCAAATCTTTCCTCTTTTTCATAAACAAAAACATCCACAGACAATATAATGTACTACCGAGCATAAATACAATGAAAATTTTTATCTCATAAATAGCCAAAACTACCCCAAAGATAATAAGGTTAAAACTTGAAAAAAGCACACCTAACATTTGAGAAGAAAAGAATTGTTCTAGCCTTTCATGATCATTCAAACGCTGCAAAATATCCCCAGTCATTTTGTTGTCGAAAAAACTTATCGGTAGCCTCATTAATTTGGAAAGGAAATCAGATAAAATTGAAATATTTATTCTTGCACTAATATGTATAAGTATCCTAGACCGAATAAAATCTACAGTTGTTCGACTTATAAATAATGTCATTTGCGCCATCAGGGCAAGGTAGATAAAATTTAGGTCCCGTGTATTGATACCAGTATCAACAATAGCTTGAGAAATAAAAGGAAAAATTAATTGAACAATACTACTAAATAATAAACTCACAAATAATTGAAAGAAAAATTTCTGGTAGACTAAAATATATGAATATAAGAACTTAAAACCGGATGTTTCTTTGTTATTAGCTATTGTTTTGTAGAATTCTGACGTAGGTTCAAGCAACAAACAAGTACCAAAATCTCCATCATTATTTGAATTATTAATCCAACCTCTTTTAAAATCGCTAATTGAAAATTTTAAAAGTCCATATGCTGGATCGGAAACATATACCAGTTTTTTTTTTATTTTATAAACAACGATAAAATGGTTTTGGTTCCAATGGACAATGCATGGTAATTGAGCCTCATTTGCCAAAGACTCAAACTTTAGATTTACACCAATTGTTCTGAAACCTATTTTTTCAGCCGCTTCACTAATACCTAATAATGAAACACCTTCACGCGTAATAAAACAATTTTCACGAAGATATTGAAGGTTATAATTTTTGCCATAAAACTTTGACACCATATGAAGACATGATGGGCCGCAATCTGTCTGATCATGTTGATGGATGAATGGGAAGGATGACATTTCTATTATTTATCTAACCATGTACTAACTGACGTTAAAATTGATGGCCAATTAAACTCATTTTTAATGATTTTACCAGATGCGTCATAGGTATTGGAAAAATAGTTATGATCTAAATTATGCAAACGTAATATTGTAAGATTATCCTTTTGATTTCTATAAAAACATAATGGCAAATAATCATTTAAGGCAGAGGCATCGTCATTAGTACCATATACAATTAAAATAGGTTTATCCACCTTTAATAGATAGTTAATTGGAGGATAAAAATTAAAAGAATAATCATTTAGAAAATTAAAATAATTGTCGTCTTGTGGAAATGAATCCTTTTTTAAGTACCACTGACTGACCAATTTTTGATGCTGATATATTGAATCGAGCTTTTGTTGTACATTATTAGATGGCAATTCATTTAACATTTCTTTCTTCTTTAAAGAATATATAGATATACTTTGCCGATCAAAAGGATTTGACGACATACAAACCACTTTAGTGATTAATTTGGAAAAATTACACGCAAGTTTTGCAGCTACTGAATATCCTTGGGAATGTCCGACTATATAAACTTTATTAGTATCAATAAAATCTTTTTTTAATAAATAAGTTATTACTTGAGCTGAAGCCTTAACATAATAATCTAAATTATCATTACGAATAAATTTTGATCTTACTTGTTGGTTATCTGCAATTTGATTTCTGTGATTAAAATCATAAGATATTGGTAACCCGGGCTTTGAGATTATTACGATATGGTATTTTTCCATAAAATCTTTTGGAAATAATGAAGATACGGAACAAAAAAAGTCTTTACCATCAACAAAAAATAATGGACTCTGTCCGGAACCTTGAATAAAAAGCAGCATTGCTTTTTTGGAAGAAATAGGAGAACTTACAATAAAACGAATAGAATCTATGGTCGATTCTTTCGAAGTATCTTTAATTGAGAAATAATTGAAACCACACTTATTAATTGAAATTGATTCTTTTTCTATTTGAGCATTGACAATTTGAAAAGAGAATAAAATAACAGCCAATAAATTAAACATTTTCATAGTATCCAATTTTTTCTATTTTACAATCATTAATTATATTTTCAGGTAAATCAGCCAATAATCTATTTTGTATATGCCTG contains the following coding sequences:
- a CDS encoding peptidase domain-containing ABC transporter — encoded protein: MSSFPFIHQHDQTDCGPSCLHMVSKFYGKNYNLQYLRENCFITREGVSLLGISEAAEKIGFRTIGVNLKFESLANEAQLPCIVHWNQNHFIVVYKIKKKLVYVSDPAYGLLKFSISDFKRGWINNSNNDGDFGTCLLLEPTSEFYKTIANNKETSGFKFLYSYILVYQKFFFQLFVSLLFSSIVQLIFPFISQAIVDTGINTRDLNFIYLALMAQMTLFISRTTVDFIRSRILIHISARINISILSDFLSKLMRLPISFFDNKMTGDILQRLNDHERLEQFFSSQMLGVLFSSFNLIIFGVVLAIYEIKIFIVFMLGSTLYCLWMFLFMKKRKDLDYRRFAQLSANQNNTLELIEGMQEIKLNNCERQKRWKWEGIQANLFYINLNNLSVTQYQISGSVFINETKNIIITIMAATAVLNGQMTLGMMLAIQYIIGQLNSPIEQMIEFIQSSQLAKISIERLCEIHIKKDEEIPEETKLTYLPENRSIILKNVTYQYEGPHSPKVLNNVNITIPQKKTTAIVGASGSGKTTLLKLLLGFYLPVEGSVNIGDINLLNYNNSWWRSQCGVVMQDGFIFSETIASNIAISDEKINKEKLLYAVKMANIQDFIESLPLSYNTIIGKEGNGLSQGQKQRILIARAIYKNPEFVFFDEATNALDANNERIIMENLLQFFKGKTVVVVAHRLSTVKNADQIIVLNNGCVTEIGTHHELTSIKGSYFNLVKNQLELGN
- a CDS encoding helix-turn-helix domain-containing protein, which produces MKTLIYTVIKDIKQYKNYCDTLEKLVLRNDKENNDEIELLTLLIEKWDNEHNTFNDSDPIVLLKFLMENHDLKAKDLVTIMDLSKGTISKILNYHKGLSKDTIRKLSDYFKVSQEAFNRPYKLINEVNKHFRNASLMNTRKNMIEA
- a CDS encoding IS66 family transposase; protein product: MAHARRKFEDSLDNDPDRAKQMLMLMQDLYAMERCAREQGMDATARKSLREEKALPVLTKMETWLKANLEQVLPKSVIGGAISYTLALWPRLLRYMEDGRYEIDNNLVENSIRPVALGRKNYLFAGSHEAAQRAAMMYSFIGSCKLNKVEPFTWFRDVLSRISEHKANRLAELLPQNYCK
- a CDS encoding type II toxin-antitoxin system HigB family toxin, which encodes MKRVDWNEPKEIISTFNSADILGKGSDRVVFNIGGNNYRLICKYNFGNTRVHLFVKWIGTHAEYTKLCNEGKQYEIDVY
- a CDS encoding HlyD family efflux transporter periplasmic adaptor subunit, which produces MENNKPLKTEIGKLRLQNNEINDIIGIVPKWFVRFGITIIFIFLMIILIGCWFFKYPDIVSGKVQITANNIPSSIVAHSDGRIEKIFIRDNQHVNENEILAVIESNADYKEVFAIKNLTDSLNSIFQFKDTIFSGITYDYFKLGEIQPYYSSFIKQLSDYNNFVFLNYQRKKIASLNFEISQENSYIKKLNKKLYYSKEQLSIARSQFRRDSLLYKHEVIALADFEKSRTTYLQSKSTLENVNTEIINANIQVTKLNQDILDLSSQRLEQTTQQHNNLKESYEVLLSHISDWEKTYILKSTTDGIMTFTRIWNKNQNVKKGDVVFTIIPSGSISYIAKIQLPIQSSGKVKVGQKVIIKLDDFPYMEYGMLCGFVNKISLVPDNDFYFAEVNFSSKLLTTYGKDISMKSLYNGSCEIITQEQRLIYKLVYPLRAFWVKNRTL